From a single Micromonospora carbonacea genomic region:
- a CDS encoding ACP S-malonyltransferase, with translation MRTLLLFDGIGSTNENLLPALRGLHSAPENSAFFQAAFDAFDEVAAYLDPPARARLSPDGSALRQWLGAPGGVPAGSVAAGICVHLYQACHLQPARGHPDGAVGALGHSIGLPAAILAGLRLRRTDEFLGVATALLRLVAVSLVRAHELDGGPVPDADAVARYLTRGHRGDGPGPMAALSGVPRAELHAMVAAFNGSGSALTVGLTNSPGSHVLSGLPVELLAFYFAHEPRLGRVGVSWAFLPSTIPFHSPRLAPAARRVDDDRRFIGPLPAGDQLRLPVYATDGPRNLQGSPDLVAEFLAQVLLRPIEWELAARHAVSDAAVDRVVDFGPGPSARRFTRECLDGVGRRLRFEPVRQFSRPGR, from the coding sequence GTGCGTACGTTGCTGCTCTTCGACGGCATTGGCAGCACCAACGAGAATCTGCTCCCCGCGCTCCGCGGACTGCATTCCGCCCCCGAGAACTCCGCATTCTTCCAGGCCGCATTCGACGCATTCGACGAGGTGGCCGCCTACCTCGACCCGCCGGCCCGGGCCCGGCTGTCCCCCGACGGCTCGGCGCTGCGGCAGTGGCTCGGCGCGCCCGGCGGCGTGCCGGCGGGCTCGGTGGCCGCGGGGATCTGCGTCCACCTCTACCAGGCCTGTCACCTCCAGCCCGCCCGGGGCCACCCGGACGGGGCGGTCGGCGCGCTGGGCCACAGCATCGGGCTGCCCGCCGCCATCCTCGCCGGCCTGCGCCTGCGGCGGACGGACGAGTTCCTGGGCGTCGCGACCGCGCTGCTGCGGCTGGTGGCGGTCAGCCTGGTGCGCGCCCACGAGCTCGACGGCGGGCCGGTGCCCGACGCGGACGCGGTGGCCCGGTACCTGACCCGGGGCCACCGTGGCGACGGCCCCGGACCGATGGCCGCGCTGTCCGGCGTCCCCCGCGCCGAGCTGCACGCGATGGTGGCCGCGTTCAACGGCAGCGGCAGCGCGCTCACCGTGGGCCTGACCAACTCTCCCGGCTCGCACGTGCTCAGCGGGCTGCCCGTCGAGCTTCTCGCGTTCTACTTCGCCCACGAACCCCGCCTCGGGCGGGTGGGCGTGAGCTGGGCCTTCCTGCCCAGCACCATCCCCTTCCACAGCCCCCGCCTGGCCCCGGCGGCGCGCCGGGTCGACGACGACCGCCGCTTCATCGGCCCGCTGCCGGCCGGCGACCAGCTACGACTGCCGGTGTACGCCACCGACGGCCCGCGCAACCTCCAGGGCTCGCCGGACCTGGTGGCGGAGTTCCTCGCCCAGGTGCTGCTGCGCCCGATCGAGTGGGAGCTCGCGGCACGCCACGCCGTCTCCGACGCCGCGGTCGACCGCGTCGTGGACTTCGGCCCGGGGCCGTCCGCGCGCCGTTTCACCAGGGAATGCCTCGACGGCGTGGGCCGACGCCTGCGCTTCGAGCCGGTCCGACAGTTTTCGCGCCCCGGGCGCTAG
- a CDS encoding type I polyketide synthase, with translation MSIAIVGTSVDLPGVAGLDALWRVVSAGVSLTRPFPQHRRDTLGEYIHYLRATSVEPVEDTDIDYHNGCFLDAVDSFDYAVFGMTPRQAALTDPHHRMALRAMFLALEDAGYSADRLRGSRTGVFVGFATNPGSTYLDYLSRVDPSANQQAITGNIPAMLANRLSHLLDLRGPSLVVDTACSATLVAVHQARNALLAGDCEMAVVGGARIVFAPVKHPHSAIGIESSDGVTRTFDEAADGTGFGEGSGAVVLKRTEQALADGDQIYAVIRGSAVNHDGHTDGITSPSAQAQADLLLRAWENAGIDPRTLGYFEAHGTATRVGDPIEHEGMKLAFARHTSDKGFCAVGTVKANVGHLFEGSGVVGLLKAVAVLRNRMLPPQANFVNPNPALDFASGPLFVPTALRPWPADGGPRRCGVSAFGLGGTNAHVVVEEHEAAPVPPAEPGEHLFTLSAATLRSLTGLIRSYLRFIDDGGLDGLDIADVCHTARASRSAHRHRIALAVADADGLRRGLERILADDPPPVTGPLAEAARAYLRGGPADWRAPATGRAPRIVRLPSYVFDETTAWVPFPDDWRQTMSLQRATERHPVTHDVELRPAPPPGAATTRAGSVLALVDPATDAEATLAPALPAGSAILRLGEPVTPGGEVFAADSGASFDAVVRLVEDRDVTHLVYALAFEDTPAGDVEEVERRSAKNLYGLFHLARALMSAGAKLDLVVLTRSAVSAHEGDTAAVTENAALVGFGKVLVREYPYVKVKNIDVDPAVPPAALAAEILADEHGLSVLRGGQRLREVFVEVPDVELATGAREPRPYLRAGGTYLITGGTGALGLAVARDFATARPDITLVLLSRSGLPPREEWDELEATSDGRLAERLRAVRDLESRGVTVVGVSADAGDSKAFAEAVAQVRHRFGRIDGVVHAAGLPGGSTLMFRRLDEFDAVVRAKLHSAFVLEEVTREDPPDFVAHFSSVASVFPAPGQADYAAANYYLDNLARSRAGGRCHVLALDWVAWKEIGMAVDFGTNGDTMFKALPTAVGLAVLDAGLRSRRSRLFAGELNYAGELIHLLRSYDVGLSPDIEATVGRHMQALEERLSKATEKIRSTVAAVAVELDGRPGGEYTDTELSVARCLALAFGYDRLDVEADFFDLGGDSLMATTVANNIAVCHGVPYDVADLLADRTAAEIAYHVDELREFGTDAG, from the coding sequence ATGAGCATCGCGATCGTCGGCACCTCGGTGGATCTGCCGGGGGTGGCCGGCCTGGACGCCCTGTGGCGCGTCGTCAGCGCCGGCGTCAGCCTCACCCGGCCGTTCCCCCAGCACCGCCGGGACACGTTGGGCGAGTACATCCACTACCTGCGGGCCACGTCCGTCGAGCCGGTGGAGGACACCGACATCGACTACCACAACGGGTGCTTCCTCGACGCCGTCGACAGCTTCGACTACGCCGTGTTCGGCATGACGCCCCGGCAGGCGGCCCTGACCGATCCGCATCACCGGATGGCGCTGCGCGCCATGTTCCTCGCGCTGGAGGACGCCGGATACTCCGCCGACCGGCTGCGCGGCAGCCGGACCGGCGTCTTCGTGGGCTTCGCGACGAACCCGGGCTCGACCTACCTGGACTACCTCTCCCGGGTCGACCCGTCGGCCAACCAGCAGGCGATCACCGGGAACATCCCGGCCATGCTGGCCAACCGGCTGTCCCACCTGCTCGACCTGCGCGGCCCGAGCCTCGTCGTGGACACCGCCTGCTCGGCCACGCTGGTCGCGGTGCACCAGGCGAGGAACGCCCTGCTGGCCGGCGACTGCGAGATGGCCGTGGTCGGCGGGGCGCGGATCGTCTTCGCGCCGGTCAAGCACCCACACTCGGCCATCGGCATCGAGTCGTCCGACGGCGTGACCCGCACCTTCGACGAGGCGGCCGACGGCACCGGCTTCGGCGAGGGCTCCGGGGCCGTGGTCCTCAAGCGGACCGAGCAGGCCCTGGCCGACGGCGACCAGATCTACGCGGTGATCCGGGGCAGCGCGGTCAACCACGACGGCCACACCGACGGCATCACCAGCCCGAGCGCCCAGGCCCAGGCGGACCTGCTGCTGCGGGCCTGGGAGAACGCGGGGATCGACCCCCGCACGCTGGGCTACTTCGAGGCGCACGGCACGGCCACCCGGGTGGGCGACCCGATCGAGCACGAGGGCATGAAGCTGGCCTTCGCCCGGCACACGTCGGACAAGGGCTTCTGCGCGGTGGGGACGGTCAAGGCGAACGTGGGGCACCTGTTCGAGGGCTCCGGCGTGGTCGGCCTGCTCAAGGCCGTGGCCGTGCTGCGCAACCGGATGCTGCCGCCGCAGGCCAACTTCGTCAACCCCAACCCCGCCCTCGACTTCGCCTCGGGGCCGCTGTTCGTCCCCACCGCCCTGCGGCCGTGGCCGGCGGACGGGGGCCCGCGGCGCTGCGGCGTGAGCGCCTTCGGCCTCGGCGGCACCAACGCGCACGTCGTCGTCGAGGAGCACGAGGCCGCACCGGTGCCGCCGGCGGAGCCGGGCGAGCACCTGTTCACGTTGAGCGCGGCCACGCTGCGCTCGCTGACCGGGCTGATCCGCAGCTACCTGCGGTTCATCGACGACGGCGGGCTCGACGGCCTCGACATCGCCGACGTCTGCCACACCGCCCGGGCGTCGCGCTCGGCCCACCGGCACCGGATCGCGCTGGCCGTCGCCGACGCCGACGGCCTGCGGCGCGGGCTGGAGCGGATCCTCGCCGACGACCCGCCGCCCGTGACCGGCCCGCTGGCCGAGGCGGCGCGGGCGTACCTGCGGGGCGGCCCGGCCGACTGGCGGGCGCCGGCGACGGGCCGGGCCCCGCGGATCGTGCGGCTCCCCTCGTACGTCTTCGACGAGACGACCGCCTGGGTTCCGTTCCCCGACGACTGGCGGCAGACGATGTCGCTGCAACGCGCCACCGAGCGGCACCCCGTGACCCACGACGTCGAGCTGCGGCCGGCACCGCCGCCCGGGGCGGCCACGACGCGGGCGGGTTCCGTGCTCGCCCTGGTCGACCCGGCGACCGACGCCGAGGCGACGCTGGCCCCGGCGCTGCCCGCCGGGAGCGCCATCCTCCGCCTCGGTGAGCCGGTGACCCCCGGCGGCGAGGTGTTCGCCGCCGACAGCGGCGCGTCGTTCGACGCCGTCGTCCGGCTCGTCGAGGACCGCGACGTCACCCACCTGGTATACGCCCTGGCGTTCGAGGACACCCCGGCGGGCGACGTCGAGGAGGTCGAGCGCCGGTCGGCGAAGAACCTGTACGGCCTGTTCCACCTGGCCAGGGCGCTGATGTCGGCCGGCGCGAAGCTCGACCTGGTCGTGCTGACCCGCAGCGCCGTCAGCGCGCACGAGGGGGACACCGCCGCGGTGACGGAGAACGCCGCGCTCGTCGGCTTCGGCAAGGTGCTGGTCCGCGAGTACCCGTACGTGAAGGTCAAGAACATCGACGTCGACCCGGCCGTCCCCCCGGCGGCCCTGGCCGCCGAGATCCTCGCCGACGAGCACGGCCTGTCGGTGCTGCGGGGCGGGCAGCGGCTGCGGGAGGTCTTCGTCGAGGTGCCCGACGTCGAGCTCGCCACCGGCGCGCGGGAGCCCCGGCCGTACCTGCGCGCGGGCGGCACCTACCTGATCACGGGCGGCACCGGGGCGCTCGGCCTCGCCGTCGCCCGGGACTTCGCCACCGCCCGGCCCGACATCACGCTGGTGCTGCTCAGCCGCTCCGGGCTGCCGCCGCGCGAGGAGTGGGACGAGCTGGAGGCCACGTCCGACGGCCGGCTGGCGGAGCGGCTGCGCGCGGTGCGGGACCTGGAATCGCGGGGGGTCACGGTGGTCGGCGTGTCGGCCGACGCCGGCGACAGCAAGGCGTTCGCCGAGGCGGTCGCCCAGGTACGCCACCGGTTCGGCCGCATCGACGGCGTGGTGCACGCCGCCGGGCTGCCCGGGGGCAGCACCCTGATGTTCCGCCGGCTCGACGAGTTCGACGCCGTGGTGCGGGCGAAGCTGCACTCGGCCTTCGTCCTGGAGGAGGTGACGCGGGAGGACCCGCCGGACTTCGTGGCCCACTTCTCCTCGGTCGCGTCGGTCTTCCCGGCCCCCGGGCAGGCCGACTACGCCGCCGCCAACTACTACCTGGACAACCTCGCCCGCTCCCGGGCGGGCGGGCGGTGCCACGTGCTCGCCCTGGACTGGGTGGCCTGGAAGGAGATCGGCATGGCCGTCGACTTCGGCACCAACGGCGACACCATGTTCAAGGCGCTGCCGACCGCCGTGGGCCTGGCCGTCCTCGACGCGGGGCTGCGCTCGCGCCGGTCGCGGCTGTTCGCCGGGGAGCTGAACTACGCCGGGGAGCTGATCCACCTGCTGCGCTCGTACGACGTCGGGCTGAGCCCCGACATCGAGGCCACCGTCGGGCGGCACATGCAGGCGCTGGAGGAACGGCTGTCGAAGGCCACCGAGAAGATCCGGTCGACGGTCGCGGCGGTCGCGGTGGAGCTGGACGGCCGGCCGGGCGGGGAGTACACCGACACCGAGCTGTCGGTGGCGCGCTGCCTCGCGCTCGCGTTCGGCTACGACCGGCTCGACGTCGAGGCCGACTTCTTCGACCTGGGCGGCGACTCGCTCATGGCGACCACGGTGGCCAACAACATCGCGGTCTGCCACGGGGTGCCGTACGACGTCGCGGACCTGCTCGCCGACCGCACCGCCGCCGAGATCGCCTACCACGTCGACGAGTTGCGCGAGTTCGGCACGGACGCCGGGTGA
- the wrbA gene encoding NAD(P)H:quinone oxidoreductase codes for MEGRIKVAVIYYSATGITYQMAQSACEAAGEAGAEVRLRKVRELAPDEAIRSNSGWQAHRLETQDVMEAEPDDLSWADVVILGSPTRYGMVAAQLKQFIDTTGPLWARGALADKVYSAFTSTATSHGGQESTLLSLLTVFYHWGGVVVTPGYTDPSQFVAGNPYGASHTSNNGEVPPDHVALAATALTAKRAVQIGAALKRGLAAG; via the coding sequence ATGGAGGGCCGGATCAAGGTCGCCGTGATCTACTACAGCGCGACCGGCATCACGTATCAGATGGCGCAGTCCGCGTGCGAGGCCGCCGGCGAGGCCGGCGCGGAGGTCCGGCTGCGCAAGGTGCGTGAGCTCGCACCGGACGAGGCGATCCGCTCCAACTCGGGCTGGCAGGCGCACCGCCTCGAAACCCAGGACGTGATGGAGGCCGAGCCGGACGACCTGTCCTGGGCCGACGTGGTGATCCTCGGGTCGCCCACCCGTTACGGCATGGTCGCCGCCCAGCTCAAGCAGTTCATCGACACCACCGGCCCGCTGTGGGCGCGCGGCGCGCTGGCGGACAAGGTCTACTCCGCGTTCACCTCGACGGCGACCTCGCACGGCGGCCAGGAGTCGACCCTGCTGTCGCTGCTCACCGTCTTCTACCACTGGGGCGGCGTCGTCGTCACCCCCGGTTACACCGACCCGAGCCAGTTCGTCGCCGGCAACCCGTACGGCGCCTCGCACACCAGCAACAACGGCGAGGTCCCGCCGGACCACGTGGCGCTTGCCGCCACCGCGCTGACCGCGAAGCGGGCGGTGCAGATCGGCGCGGCGCTGAAGCGGGGCCTGGCCGCCGGCTGA
- a CDS encoding ACP S-malonyltransferase produces the protein MRCLLFPGQGVQRRGMGAGLFEQFPDITALADDILGYSIEELCVRDPGRRLRDTRHAQPAVFVVNALLGFRQVAEESDGYPFFAGHSLGEYNALVAAGVLEFETALRLVNRRGALMAGVTGGGMSAVQGVPAAFVQRALRETGLANVHVANFNADTQTTIAGDRVEVAVAAKAIGALPGARVVPLNVSGPFHTPLMAPVEAQLRAELRDCVFATGHGTVVSSVTGEVFAPARGPDLLARQVTAPVQWVRAVATLRAAGVTRFDEVNGSTLNALVSRIH, from the coding sequence ATGCGATGTCTACTGTTTCCCGGCCAGGGCGTGCAGCGCAGGGGAATGGGAGCAGGCCTTTTCGAGCAGTTCCCGGACATCACCGCGCTGGCGGACGACATCCTCGGATACTCGATCGAAGAACTGTGCGTCCGAGATCCCGGACGTAGGCTGCGGGACACCCGACACGCCCAGCCAGCGGTGTTCGTCGTCAATGCGCTGCTCGGTTTCCGTCAGGTCGCCGAGGAATCCGACGGATACCCGTTCTTCGCCGGGCACAGCCTCGGCGAATACAACGCGCTGGTCGCCGCCGGCGTGCTCGAATTCGAAACGGCGCTGCGGCTGGTGAATCGGCGCGGCGCGCTGATGGCGGGGGTCACCGGCGGGGGGATGTCGGCGGTGCAGGGCGTCCCGGCGGCCTTCGTCCAACGCGCCCTGCGGGAGACGGGCCTGGCCAACGTGCACGTGGCCAACTTCAACGCCGACACCCAGACGACGATCGCCGGCGACCGGGTGGAGGTCGCCGTGGCCGCCAAGGCCATCGGTGCCCTGCCCGGCGCGCGCGTGGTCCCGCTCAACGTCAGCGGCCCGTTCCACACCCCGCTGATGGCGCCGGTCGAGGCGCAGCTTCGCGCGGAGCTGCGCGACTGCGTGTTCGCCACCGGCCACGGCACCGTGGTCTCCAGCGTGACCGGGGAGGTCTTCGCGCCCGCGCGGGGGCCCGACCTGCTGGCCCGCCAGGTGACCGCGCCGGTGCAGTGGGTACGCGCCGTCGCCACGCTGCGCGCGGCGGGGGTCACCCGGTTCGACGAGGTCAACGGCAGCACCCTCAACGCTCTCGTGAGCCGGATCCACTGA
- a CDS encoding HipA family kinase, with protein sequence MLRQVTGIRYVTPLREGGSLPGVVEADDLGTYVAKFRGAGQGPKALVAEVICGELARRLGLSVPRLVVLDIDPVIGRAEPDPEVQELLRGSGGPNLGMDFLPGALGYDPVAHPVDPALASRVLWFDAFTENVDRSWRNPNLLIWHRELWLIDHGACLYFQHNWPRAEAAVHRAYRADDHVLAPYASRLAEADADLARRVTPALLAEVLALVPDAWLAGPDFGSADAARAAYTDHLARRVARTADWLPQGSVA encoded by the coding sequence GTGCTCCGCCAGGTCACCGGAATCCGCTACGTCACCCCGCTGCGCGAGGGCGGCTCGCTGCCCGGTGTGGTCGAGGCCGACGACCTCGGCACGTACGTGGCGAAGTTCCGGGGCGCGGGGCAGGGGCCGAAGGCGCTGGTCGCCGAGGTGATCTGCGGCGAGCTGGCCCGCCGGCTCGGGCTGTCGGTGCCCCGGCTGGTGGTGCTGGACATCGACCCCGTCATCGGCCGGGCCGAGCCCGACCCGGAGGTGCAGGAGCTGCTGCGCGGCAGCGGCGGGCCGAACCTCGGGATGGACTTCCTGCCCGGCGCGCTCGGCTACGACCCGGTGGCGCACCCGGTCGACCCCGCGCTGGCCTCCCGGGTGCTCTGGTTCGACGCGTTCACCGAGAACGTCGACCGCAGCTGGCGCAACCCCAACCTGCTGATCTGGCACCGCGAGCTGTGGCTGATCGACCACGGCGCCTGCCTCTACTTCCAGCACAACTGGCCGCGCGCCGAGGCGGCCGTGCACCGGGCGTACCGCGCCGACGACCACGTGCTCGCGCCCTACGCGAGCCGGCTGGCCGAGGCCGACGCCGACCTGGCGCGCCGGGTCACCCCCGCCCTGCTCGCCGAGGTGCTGGCGCTGGTGCCGGACGCCTGGCTGGCCGGGCCCGACTTCGGCTCCGCCGACGCGGCCCGCGCCGCGTACACCGACCACCTCGCCCGCCGGGTGGCGCGCACCGCCGACTGGCTGCCGCAGGGGAGCGTCGCGTGA
- a CDS encoding PRC and DUF2382 domain-containing protein has translation MRLTEQQIRSLYGQDVQDRSGAKIGSVGQVWADAAGEPTWVSVKTGVMGHHESMAPLQSARMQQDRLGLPYDKATVRGAPSVETGTDEPLDARQLTQLYAHYQLPPPTPPAPSRQQAAGYPRGPELTRSEERLLVGTESEPAGTARLRKHVVDEDVHTTVPVEHDEVRVEREPIAPGDRRARAEIGDEQQELRLRAEHPVVSKEQVPVERVRLTRDEVVEDQPVDERLRRERVEADVPQSARPRR, from the coding sequence ATGCGACTGACCGAGCAGCAGATCCGCTCGCTGTACGGGCAGGACGTCCAGGACCGCTCGGGTGCGAAGATCGGCAGCGTGGGCCAGGTGTGGGCCGACGCCGCCGGCGAGCCGACCTGGGTCAGCGTGAAGACCGGCGTGATGGGCCACCACGAGTCGATGGCCCCGCTCCAGTCGGCCCGGATGCAGCAGGACAGGCTGGGCCTGCCGTACGACAAGGCGACCGTGCGCGGCGCGCCCAGCGTCGAGACGGGCACCGACGAGCCGCTGGACGCCCGGCAGCTCACCCAGCTCTACGCGCACTACCAGCTCCCGCCGCCCACCCCGCCGGCACCGTCGCGCCAGCAGGCCGCCGGCTACCCGCGGGGGCCGGAGCTGACCCGCTCCGAGGAGCGGCTGCTGGTGGGCACCGAGAGCGAGCCGGCCGGCACCGCGCGGCTGCGCAAGCACGTCGTCGACGAGGACGTGCACACCACCGTCCCCGTCGAGCACGACGAGGTGCGCGTCGAGCGCGAGCCGATCGCGCCGGGCGACCGGCGGGCGCGGGCCGAGATCGGCGACGAGCAGCAGGAGCTGCGGCTGCGCGCCGAGCACCCGGTGGTCAGCAAGGAACAGGTCCCCGTCGAGCGGGTCCGGCTGACCAGGGACGAGGTCGTCGAGGACCAGCCCGTCGACGAACGGCTGCGCCGCGAGCGGGTGGAGGCGGACGTCCCGCAGTCGGCCCGGCCCCGCCGCTGA
- a CDS encoding HAD family hydrolase: MILPLPDGEFRAYLFDCDGTIVDSMPQHHTAWRRALGEWGCDLPEDLFYAWAGRPVADIVTDLNARHGLTMPVEAVAARRETLYQELLPTATGVPGVLRHIDDAHGRVPFAVVSGSTRESVTASLGALGILDRFDTLVCAGDYARPKPDPEAFLLAARLLGVPPAACLVFEDADLGIQAATAAGMASVRVPQPRRG, encoded by the coding sequence GTGATCCTGCCCCTGCCCGACGGCGAGTTCCGGGCGTACCTGTTCGACTGCGACGGCACCATCGTCGACTCGATGCCCCAGCACCACACGGCCTGGCGGCGGGCCCTCGGCGAGTGGGGCTGCGACCTGCCCGAGGACCTCTTCTACGCCTGGGCCGGGCGGCCGGTGGCCGACATCGTCACCGACCTCAACGCCCGGCACGGCCTGACGATGCCGGTGGAGGCCGTCGCCGCCCGCCGGGAGACGCTCTACCAGGAGCTCCTGCCGACGGCGACCGGCGTGCCCGGGGTGCTGCGGCACATCGACGACGCCCACGGGCGGGTGCCCTTCGCCGTGGTCTCCGGCAGCACCCGGGAGTCGGTCACCGCGTCCCTCGGCGCGCTCGGCATCCTCGACCGGTTCGACACCCTGGTCTGCGCCGGCGACTACGCCCGGCCCAAGCCCGACCCGGAGGCGTTCCTGCTCGCCGCCCGGCTGCTGGGCGTGCCACCGGCGGCCTGCCTGGTCTTCGAGGACGCCGACCTGGGCATCCAGGCCGCCACCGCCGCCGGCATGGCCTCGGTGCGCGTCCCGCAGCCCCGGCGGGGCTGA
- a CDS encoding DUF3037 domain-containing protein — protein MREPFEYAVIRLVPRVERGERINVGVVLYCQGRDFLAARTHLDADRVRALAPDVDLAEVAAALGSWDRTCAGEGPSGRMRRGERFRWLAAPRSTMIQTGPVHTGLTADPAAELDRLLDALVR, from the coding sequence GTGAGAGAACCCTTCGAGTACGCGGTTATCCGGCTGGTGCCCCGGGTCGAGCGCGGCGAACGGATCAACGTCGGGGTCGTGCTCTACTGCCAGGGCCGGGACTTCCTCGCGGCGCGTACCCACCTCGACGCCGACCGGGTCCGGGCGCTCGCGCCGGACGTGGACCTCGCCGAGGTGGCGGCGGCGCTGGGCTCCTGGGACCGCACGTGCGCCGGGGAGGGCCCGTCGGGGCGGATGCGGCGGGGCGAGCGGTTCCGCTGGCTGGCGGCCCCGCGCAGCACGATGATCCAGACCGGGCCGGTGCACACCGGGCTGACCGCCGACCCGGCGGCCGAACTCGACCGGCTGCTCGACGCCCTGGTCCGCTGA
- a CDS encoding winged helix DNA-binding domain-containing protein, with protein sequence MATSGARGRAGGAGTAAALTGRAELTGAEALALRMTALLLRPHPTARPESVAGVVEWFGAMQAQDAASGLWSLGLRLPGWTQADVQAALERREALRTWPMRGTVHLVPSRDARWMLDVTGVRTLAAAGPRRAFLGLSLAEADRAADVLGAALAGRARLTRSQCQATLDAAGIDTTGPRGYHLLWYAAQKGVTCIAPHVGTEQTFALLDQWVPDPHRPDRDEALGLLAVRYFRSHGPTTRQDFAGWTGLTATDAKRGIAAAGDALTTVTVDGAEAVADPALLDAPRAPVDDVHALPGFDEYLLGFKDRSLMVAPEHKQAIVPGGNGVFQSTVVRDGRVAGTWKRTLGRTRVKVAVRPLVDLDAATRARVDAALAAYAAFVGLPPAVEWPGPA encoded by the coding sequence GTGGCGACGAGCGGAGCGCGTGGGCGGGCGGGCGGCGCGGGAACGGCGGCGGCGCTGACCGGCCGGGCGGAGCTCACCGGCGCGGAGGCGCTCGCGCTGCGGATGACCGCCCTGCTGCTGCGCCCCCATCCCACGGCCCGCCCCGAGAGCGTGGCCGGGGTCGTCGAGTGGTTCGGCGCGATGCAGGCGCAGGACGCGGCGAGCGGCCTGTGGTCGCTCGGGCTGCGGCTGCCCGGCTGGACGCAGGCCGACGTGCAGGCGGCCCTGGAGCGGCGGGAGGCGCTGCGCACCTGGCCGATGCGGGGCACCGTGCACCTGGTGCCGTCCCGGGACGCCCGGTGGATGCTGGACGTCACCGGCGTGCGCACCCTGGCCGCCGCCGGGCCCCGCCGGGCATTCCTCGGGCTCAGCCTGGCGGAGGCCGACCGGGCCGCCGACGTGCTCGGCGCGGCGCTGGCCGGCCGGGCGCGGCTGACCCGGTCGCAGTGCCAGGCCACCCTCGACGCGGCCGGCATCGACACCACCGGCCCGCGCGGCTACCACCTGTTGTGGTATGCGGCGCAGAAGGGCGTCACCTGCATCGCCCCGCACGTCGGCACGGAGCAGACGTTCGCGCTGCTCGACCAGTGGGTGCCCGACCCGCACCGCCCCGACCGCGACGAGGCCCTCGGCCTGCTGGCGGTGCGCTACTTCCGCAGCCACGGCCCCACCACCCGGCAGGACTTCGCCGGCTGGACGGGCCTGACCGCCACCGACGCGAAGCGGGGCATCGCCGCCGCCGGCGACGCGCTCACCACCGTGACGGTCGACGGCGCGGAGGCGGTGGCCGACCCGGCCCTGCTCGACGCGCCCCGCGCCCCGGTCGACGACGTGCACGCCCTGCCCGGCTTCGACGAATACCTGCTGGGTTTCAAGGACCGGTCGCTGATGGTCGCCCCGGAGCACAAGCAGGCGATCGTCCCCGGCGGCAACGGGGTGTTCCAGTCGACGGTGGTACGCGACGGCCGGGTGGCCGGCACGTGGAAGCGGACGCTGGGCAGGACGAGGGTGAAGGTGGCGGTGCGCCCGCTGGTCGACCTCGACGCCGCCACCCGGGCGCGGGTCGACGCGGCGCTGGCGGCGTACGCGGCGTTCGTCGGGCTCCCGCCGGCGGTGGAGTGGCCCGGTCCGGCCTGA